From Streptomyces sp. TLI_235, a single genomic window includes:
- a CDS encoding O-antigen/teichoic acid export membrane protein, which produces MSTTLPAHPLTFLRARIRAARRSGAAEPLIRNGHLLAASAVLAAVLGAAFWVFATRWYSVETVGRSSAALSVAGLLSGLGRFNLGDVLVRFVPVAGRHTRWLVLRCYGVSAGVSGLAAVGFLLLIPWISPELGFLRNPVLVGSFIVATAGYSIFVLQDGALTGLRRPGFVLGENALFNVVKAGLLAGCAALAIGTGILLSWSLALIVSIAVTNVVLFRRAVPAHQRADTAGAPRPQRVLRYATADYVGKVAGVTTGTAVPLIVLNQLGAEQTAYYSLAYIIASTFYVAVASMGGSLVVEGAHHPERLAEHGRRMLRHAGLLVAAATVVVVVAAPWLLLPFGGAYSEHGTTVLRLMALSALPNVVLSIAIEVARVRRALRRLVALQIAFSVLVVVLVIGLLPALGLTGVGLAWLIAACALAVPLLVGLPRWLPAPQASPA; this is translated from the coding sequence ATGAGCACCACCCTGCCCGCGCACCCCCTCACCTTCCTGAGGGCCAGGATCAGAGCCGCCCGGCGCTCCGGGGCTGCCGAACCGCTGATCCGCAACGGCCACCTGCTGGCCGCCAGTGCGGTGCTCGCGGCGGTGCTCGGCGCGGCCTTCTGGGTCTTCGCCACCCGGTGGTACAGCGTGGAGACCGTCGGGCGCAGCTCTGCCGCGCTCTCGGTGGCCGGACTGCTGTCCGGGCTCGGCCGGTTCAACCTCGGCGACGTCCTGGTCCGGTTCGTCCCGGTCGCCGGGCGGCACACCCGCTGGCTGGTCCTGCGCTGCTACGGCGTCAGCGCTGGAGTCTCCGGCCTCGCGGCCGTCGGCTTCCTACTGCTGATCCCGTGGATCTCGCCCGAACTCGGCTTCCTGCGGAACCCGGTCCTGGTCGGCTCCTTCATCGTGGCGACGGCCGGCTACTCGATCTTCGTGCTCCAGGACGGCGCGCTCACCGGTCTCCGCCGCCCCGGCTTCGTCCTGGGTGAGAACGCACTGTTCAACGTGGTCAAGGCCGGCCTCCTGGCGGGCTGCGCCGCGCTCGCGATCGGCACCGGCATCCTGCTGTCCTGGTCCCTCGCCCTGATCGTCTCGATCGCCGTCACCAACGTGGTGCTGTTCCGCCGGGCCGTCCCGGCCCACCAACGGGCCGACACGGCCGGCGCGCCCCGGCCGCAGCGGGTGCTGCGCTACGCGACCGCCGACTACGTGGGCAAGGTCGCGGGCGTGACCACCGGCACCGCCGTACCGCTGATCGTGCTCAACCAGCTCGGGGCCGAGCAGACCGCGTACTACTCACTGGCGTACATCATCGCCAGCACGTTCTATGTGGCCGTGGCGAGCATGGGCGGATCGCTGGTCGTGGAGGGCGCGCACCACCCCGAGCGGCTCGCCGAGCACGGACGCCGGATGCTCCGCCACGCCGGCCTGCTGGTGGCCGCCGCGACCGTGGTGGTGGTCGTGGCGGCGCCGTGGCTGCTCCTGCCGTTCGGCGGGGCCTACTCGGAACATGGCACCACGGTGCTGCGCCTGATGGCCCTTTCCGCCCTGCCCAACGTGGTGCTCAGCATCGCCATCGAGGTGGCCCGGGTCCGCCGGGCGCTGCGCCGGCTGGTCGCCCTTCAGATCGCCTTCTCCGTCCTGGTCGTCGTCCTGGTCATCGGGCTGCTGCCCGCGCTCGGTCTGACCGGTGTCGGCCTGGCCTGGCTGATCGCCGCCTGCGCGCTGGCCGTGCCGCTGCTGGTGGGCCTGCCGCGCTGGCTGCCCGCACCGCAGGCGAGTCCGGCGTGA